In Thermofilaceae archaeon, the genomic window GCCGATGACCGTCTCGCCCGGCTTCGGGAGACGGTCGGTGTAGACGATGAAGTCCATGTGCATGGTCCCCACGACGCAGATCGAAGGTTCAGCCACGGTTGAAGCGGGCCTCCGAGGTAAATAACTGTGCTCCAGCTCTTATGAGCTAAAGTTTTATACTCTGGAGTATTATACTTCACAGTATGATCTTCGTCGATAGGGAGAGCGAGCTGGGGGTGCTGGAGCAGGCCTACTCGAGCGGCCGGAGCGAGCTGGTGGTGATCTACGGGAGGCGGAGGATAGGGAAGACGTTCCTCCTCTCCCTCTTCCTCAAGCGGAAGGGTGGGGTCTACCTGTGCGTCAACCACGAGGAGAGGGACCTGGCGTTGAGGGATCTCGCCGAGCAGCTGTCAGAGCAAGCGGTGCTACCTTACCCTCCGAAGCTGGAGAGCTTCAGGGATCTCTACGAGGTGCTGGCCTCCCTGAACGTCAGGCTCATCGTCATCGACGAGTTCCAGCGGCTTCTGAAGGCGGGCGGTTTGACGGAGCTGCAGCACGCCTGGGACGCGAGGCTCTCGAGGAGCAACGTGCTGCTCGTGCTCTCGGGCTCAGCCGTCGGGGTCGCTGAGAGAGTCGCCACCTCACCCTCCTCCCCCATCTTCGGCAGGGCAACGAGGGTGGTGAAGCTGGGAGAGCTCAGCTACTCAGCCGTGAGAGCCTTCCTCCCCAGCTACAGCGAGGAGGACAGGGTGAGGAGCTACGCCGTCTTCGGAGGAGTGCCGGGCTACCTGTCCCGCCTCTCCCCGAACCGAACCCTTCTGGAGAACGTTGAGGAGCTCGTGCTCAAGCCGGGGGCGCCACTAAGGGA contains:
- a CDS encoding ATP-binding protein → MIFVDRESELGVLEQAYSSGRSELVVIYGRRRIGKTFLLSLFLKRKGGVYLCVNHEERDLALRDLAEQLSEQAVLPYPPKLESFRDLYEVLASLNVRLIVIDEFQRLLKAGGLTELQHAWDARLSRSNVLLVLSGSAVGVAERVATSPSSPIFGRATRVVKLGELSYSAVRAFLPSYSEEDRVRSYAVFGGVPGYLSRLSPNRTLLENVEELVLKPGAPLREEPLILLKLELRNPSRYAEILRAVAEGATQFGEIADRAGLKVVELPKYLRVLEEDLNLIERRYPLLEEGRRGRARYHLRDHFTRFWFKAVYPSRVLLELGLYDRVSQQLPPLIDQLAAQAFEEVAHQHFALLARRGLVSFTRVGRWWMGDVEIDLVAVDERGSTAYFGEVKWSKTPLDKRVLYKLEEKAEEFAWRRGERREVYVLYSRAGFTFQPEEGVH